The following are encoded in a window of Lampris incognitus isolate fLamInc1 chromosome 15, fLamInc1.hap2, whole genome shotgun sequence genomic DNA:
- the mep1a.1 gene encoding meprin A, alpha (PABA peptide hydrolase), tandem duplicate 1 yields MLTMRRLLFFAVALATSRSVPVSPRVHEVYENGEDENPLLNLGSDANLIEGDILVPQGRNALIDKRYRWKFPIPYILGDDLDLNAKGCIHQAFEMYRLKSCVDFKPYEGEKTYIKFEKRGGCFSSVGDQQTGQILSLGTGCDHKAVIEHELLHALGFYHEQSRTDRDDYVDIWLDKVIPGFEHNFDKYNDDFITDQNTAYDYESIMHYRPFSFNKNEREPTITTKIPEFYNIIGQYLDFSKLDTLRLNRMYNCSGPLTLLDQCAFESASICGMIQSSNDDADWVHTKSSVGAEDHTLLGQCRDAGYFMHFSNEKASKSALLESRTLYPKRKLQCLQFFYKMTGGPKDRLVIWVKKDDGTGNVHKMEKIHTFHADFDHTWKIAHVPMEVGVKFRYGFEAVHGDPSASTGGILIDDISLTETRCPSAVWRIQNFSKIMETNNFLYSPRFYSPEGYGYGVYLQSISDYSDYTGNYVGLYFHLASGENDAVMQWPAINRQATLVVMDQDPDIKLRMSSARSYTTNLNNHNGKVLWDNPSKVGTYDPSCNCKRGQSLGWSSFIKHFDLRRRNYLKNDDLIIFIDFEDITSLVKTEVPIKPRK; encoded by the exons ATGTTGACGATGCGGAGACTGCTGTTCTTCGCTGTGGCTCTGGCCACCTCACGCAGT GTACCCGTGTCTCCAAGGGTGCACG AGGTGTATGAGAATGGTGAAGATGAGAACCCTCTCCTTAATTTGG GTTCAGATGCCAACCTGATTGAAGGGGACATTCTCGTTCCA CAAGGACGCAATGCCCTTATTGACAAGAGGTACCGGTGGAAGTTTCCCATCCCTTATATTCTGGGTGATGACTTGG ACCTGAACGCCAAAGGATGCATCCACCAGGCTTTTGAGATGTACCGGCTGAAGTCCTGCGTCGACTTCAAGCCTTATGAAGGAGAGAAGACCTACATCAAGTTTGAGAAGAGAGGCGG GTGTTTCTCCAGCGTTGGGGACCAGCAGACAGGACAGATCCTGTCCTTGGGGACCGGCTGTGATCACAAGGCTGTGATTGAGCACGAGCTGCTCCACGCCTTGGGCTTCTATCACGAACAGTCCCGCACAGACAGAGACGACTACGTGGACATCTGGCTGGATAAGGTTATACCGG GGTTTGAGCACAACTTCGACAAATACAACGATGACTTTATCACAGACCAAAATACGGCATACGACTACGAGTCCATCATGCATTACCGGCCCTTCTCCTTCAACAAGAACGAAAGAGAGCCCACGATCACCACAAAGATCCCCGAGTTTTACAACATCATCGGCCAGTACCTGGACTTCAGCAAACTGGACACACTGCGCCTGAACCGCATGTACAACTGCT CTGGTCCTCTCACTTTGCTGGACCAGTGTGCCTTTGAGTCCGCCAGCATATGTGGCATGATCCAGAGCTCCAACGATGATGCGGACTGGGTCCATACCAAGAGCAGCGTGGGGGCAGAGGATCACACACTCCTGGGACAATGTAGAG ATGCCGGCTACTTCATGCACTTCAGCAACGAGAAGGCTTCGAAGTCCGCTCTGTTGGAGTCACGAACCCTCTACCCCAAGAGGAAGCTCCAGTGTCTGCAGTTCTTCTACAAAATGACCGGCGGCCCCAAGGACAGGCTCGTCATCTGGGTCAAGAAGGATGATGGAACGGGCAACGTTCACAAAATGGAAAAAATACACACCTTTCATG CGGATTTTGACCACACCTGGAAGATCGCCCATGTCCCAATGGAGGTGGGAGTGAAATTCCGCTACGGTTTCGAAGCTGTGCACGGTGACCCCTCGGCATCCACCGGCGGCATCTTGATCGATGACATAAGCCTGACGGAGACTCGCTGCCCCAGCGCTGTCTGGAGGATCCAAAACTTCTCCAAGATCATGGAGACAAATAATTTCCTCTACAGCCCCCGTTTCTATAGTCCTGAAGGCTACGGTTATGGCGTCTACCTCCAGTCCATATCAGATTACAGTGACTACACAGGAAACTATGTGGGGCTCTACTTCCACCTGGCCAGCGGGGAGAACGACGCGGTGATGCAGTGGCCAGCCATAAACAGACAGGCCACTCTGGTGGTGATGGACCAAGACCCAGACATTAAGCTGAGGATGTCGTCCGCCCGCAGCTACACCACCAACTTGAATAACCACA ATGGGAAGGTGCTTTGGGACAACCCTTCCAAGGTGGGCACATATGACCCTTCGTGTAACTGCAAAAGAGGACAGTCTCTGGGCTGGAGCAGCTTCATCAAGCACTTTGACCTCAGACGACGCAATTACCTGAAGAACGACGACCTCATCATCTTCATCGACTTTGAGg ATATAACCTCCCTGGTCAAAACAGAAGTTCCTATCAAACCAAGGAAGTAA